One Brachyspira hampsonii genomic window, CTATCCCCTTCTTTTCATTCCTAGCACCTAAATAAAAAAATGCTCCCGGTTTATTCTGAACAAAAAAAGAAAAATCTTCAGAACCTAAAGAAGGACTTAATTCTAATACTTTATTTTCACCCAACAACTTAGAAGCATTCTCTCTCACAATATTTGAAGCCTCTTTCCAATTTACAAGACTTGCAAAATAAACAGTTTCTATAAACTCCGCATCTCCATCAAATGAATTTGCTATAAACTTTATCATCTTTTTTATTCTTAACTTTACTTTCTCCATAATGCCTTCTTTTAAAGCTCTTATGGTACCTGTCATTTCAACATAATCGCATATTATATTTGTAGCAGTACCTCCATTAATAGTACCAACCGTAATAACTGCACTATCCTCTGCTGCAATATTCCTGCTTATTACTGTTTGTAAATCATTTATTATTTTTGATGCAATAACTATAGCATCAACTCCTCCTGAAGGGTTAGCACCATGACTGCTTCTTCCATAAACTTTTATTATAAAATCTAAACAGCTAGCATTAACTATATTATCGTTTATCTGTATATATCCGATATCAGCATTAGATGAAACATGGATACCATATATAACATTAACATTTTCTAGTGCATTATCTTTTATCATACGAAAAGCACCGCCTGTAGTTTCTTCTGCCGGCTGAAATATTAAACGAACATTGCAAGGAGGAATAATTTTTTCTTTATTATCAGTACTATTTGAAAATATATTTGCTATACCCATATTAATAGCAGTATGCACATCATGACCGCATGCATGACAGACACCTTTATTCTTAGAAGAATAATCACAATGTTTTAAATCTTCTATTGGAAGAGCATCAATATCCGCCCTAAAAGCAACTGTAAATTTTTTATCAATACCATCAATATCAGCTATAATACCTGTACCGGCAGATTTTGTTCTATGCCTTATATTATGAGATGTTAAATATTTAGATATTAATTCCATAGTTCTAAACTCTTCATTTGATAATTCAGGATTGGAATGCATATCTCTTCTTATGCTGATTAATTCTTTTTTTATGCTTTTTATTTTATTTTTTATTAAATCTAATTCTTCCATAAAACAACTTTTTAAATTTATTATATTGAAAAAATACTGCTTAAAAACTTTCCGACTCCATCTTCCTCATTAGAAAGAGCAATATAATCAGCTTTTTGTTTTACATTTTCTTCAGCATTTCCCATAGCGACACCAATACCAGAATACTCTATCATCTCTATATCATTAAAATTATCTCCAAAAGCAATAGTATCTTTTATATCTATTTTTTTAATTTCACATATTTTTTTTAATGCATTTCCTTTATTTGCTTCTTTATTTACAGCTTCTAAAAACAAAGTACCTGAAAAACAAGTGTGAACGCAATTTAACGAGTCAATTTCTTCTTTTAATTTTTCTAAAATATCCCTTTCTCCTAAAATAAGCATTTTATCAAATCTGTAATCATTGATATTTTCAAGTCCCGCAATTACATTAACTTTATTCTCTATTTGAACATAAGATTTTATTGGAAAATTTTCTTTTGAAACAATATATTTTCCATTATCATAAACATGCAGACATACATCGTATTTTTTTGATAATTCTATTATTTGTTTAGAAGCCTCTTCATCTAAAGTTTTTCTAAATATTATATTACCATCATTATCAGCAATAGAAGCTCCGTTAAAAATAATAGACAAATTATTATTTTCTAAAATTTCATTATAATTTTTTATTCCTTCATAAGGTCTTCCGCTTGATAATATGAAGTCTATATTATATTTATTAATAAGTTTCTTAATTATTTTTTGATTATATTCTGAAATTTCTTTATTGCTGTTAAGTAAAGTTCCGTCTAAGTCAGCAGCTATTAATTTAATTTTTTCTTTTGCTATATCTGATATATGCATTGTTTATTCCTCTAAATTAATTTTAATAAAAAGTAAATTTATATATTTTTTAAGTAAAAAAAATTGCATTTTAATATTTTATAATATATAATAAAAAACATGAATATTCAATATATTTATAATAATTTATGGCTAGAATCTACAAGCCAAGCCAACTAATATAATAATCTTTATTTTTAGAAATCATATAAACCTAACAGCCATTGTTAGGTATTTTTATTTTAAAAAAATTTTAAGGAGGAATAATGGATATCAAAACTATTAATAATTTTTTATGGTGGGTTCCATTTAAAGAAATAAGAAATTATCTAAAAAATGCTGTAAATGAAAATGTTTATTTAAATAATAAATATTCATTTTTAAAAAACATTATAGAAATAAATAATAATATAAAATTTAAAAGTCAATATGATCAAGATTTTTTAGTATATGAATATTTTAATGGTAAAAAAAATGGATTCTTTATAGATATAGGTGCACATAATGGTGAATGGATTAATAATACATATATATTTGAAAAATTAGGATGGAATGGTATTTGTATAGAAGCAGATCCTGATAATTTTGAACTTTTAAAAAAGAATAGAAAATGTTATACATATAATTTTGCTATTGATAGTGAAAATTCTGATAGTATTAAATTTATTAGATCTAAGGTAGATGCTTTAAATGTTTTAGAAAAACATTGCTCTGATGAGCATGCCAAAAGAATAAAATCTGAAGCAAAAATAGATAATTTAGAATATATAAATATTAAATCTATTACTTTTAATGATTTAATGAAGAATTATCATAGTGAAATAAAACATATAGATTTTTTATCTCTTGATATTGAAGGCGGAGAATTAGATATATTAAAGACTATAGATTTTAATACTTATAGTTTTGGGCTTTTAACCATTGAAAATAATGAAAAAGAAAATACACTAATTGACTTTATGAAAACTAAAGGATATAAAGTTTTAATTGATATAGGATGTGATATTTTATTTGTAAAAGAATAATATTATAACAATTTTATTATAAAAGCTGCTGTCTTTACTTTAAGATAGCAGCTTTCTTTTATATTATATATTTAATAACTTTTTATTTAAAATAATTCACACCATTTTCAAAAATATTGTAAATATCTTTTGTAATGATATTTTTGTATAAATTATTTGAGTATCTTTCGCTATGTCCCATTTTACCTAAAACTTTTCCATCTTCTGAAATTATACCTTCTATAGCATAAGCTGAACCATTAGGATTAAATCTAAACTCATTAGTAGGCTCTGATTCAAAGTTAACATATTGTGTGGCAACTTGTCCTTTTTTGATGAGTTCCTTTATAATATTTTCATCAGCAAAGAATCTGCCCTCGCCATGAGAAACAGGAACAACTAATTCGCTTCCAACAGGTATATTATAAAGCCAAGGAGAATTATTTGATACTACCTTTGTTGTAACCATTTGGGAAATATGCCTTCCTATTTTGTTGAATGTAAGAGTAGGGGAGTTCTCTGTAATGTTTCCTATTTTTCCATAAGGAAGAAGTCCAGATTTTATTAATGCCTGAAAACCGTTACATATACCTAAAACAAGCCCATCTCTTTCTAATAATTTATGTATAGAAGTTTTTATTTTTTCATTTGTAAGTATTGCAGAAATAAACTTTCCAGAACCGTCTGGTTCATCTGCAGCACTAAATCCGCCAGGTATCATAAATATTTGAGAGTTATCTATTTTTTTAGACATCTCTTCTATTGATTCTTTTATATATTCTGGTTTTATATTTCTAAATACAAATATATCAGTGCAAGCTCCTGCATCAGAAAACGCTTTTTGAGTGTCATATTCGCAGTTTGTACCTAAAAATGAAGCTATTAAAACATTAGGTTTAGCTTTTTTATTTTTGCATATAAAAGGAGTTTTTCTCTCATAAATAGCTAGCGTGTAAGTTTCTATTTCTTCATTAGTTTTGTAAGGAAATACACTTGATAATTTTTCAAGCCATGATTTTTCTATTTCTTCTAAGTCTATAACTTCACCGCATACTTTTATTTTGTATTCGTTAATAGTTTTTCCTATTAGAATAGCATTTTTATAATTTAATTCTTCTTTAGTTTCTACTATAAATGAAGCAGGCATAAGATTAAAGAAGTAAAGCTCATCTTTTATGTCAACGCCTATTCTGTTACCAAAAGACATTTTTGTTAAAGCCTCAGCAATACCTCCAAATTTAATAGTGTATGCGGATAATATTTTTTTGTCTTTTATATTTTGATGTAAGAAGTCAAAGTTTTCTTTTATCTCTTCTATATTAGGCATATAATTTTCTTTCATATTATGCTTTATTAAGTAAACATAATTATTAGCAGATTTGAACTCTGGAGAAATTACATCATTACTGTCAATAGCTGCTACTGCAAATGATATTAAAGTAGAAGGCACAGATATATTATTAAAAGTACCGCTCATAGAATCCTTTCCTCCTATAGCTGGTATATCAAACTCTGTCTGAGCATATATTGTACCAAGTAATGCAGAATAAACCTTTCCCCATTTTTTAGCGTCATTGCCTAACTTTTCAAAATATTCTTGGAATGATAATCTTATATTTTTATAATTTACTCCAACAGAAACGAGTTTTGACATAGATTCTATTACAGAGTATATTCCGCCATGAAACTCTGACCATTTCATAATAGAAGGATTATACCCCCAAGTAATAGCAGAAGCCGTATTTATTTCTTTAGCATTGTTATCGAATATTGGTATTTTTTGAATGCTTACATCACTTGGAGTCATTTGATATTTTCCGCCGAAAGGCATTAACACTGTAGAAGCTCCTATTGATGAGTCAAACATTTCTACTAAACCTTTTTGAGAAGCAACATTTAAATCCTCTATCATATTAAACCAATGCGATTTTAAAGAGCATGCATTTTTTGTACTAAAAGGATTATTTTCAAAATCAATATTTTTTAATACTGCATTAGTTTCCTGTTTAGCTCCGTTGGTATCTAAAAACTTACGGCTTATATCTACAATTTTTTTGCCTTTTAAGTACATCACAAGTCTGTTAGTGTCAGTTATTACAGCAACCTTTGTAGCTTCAATATTTTCATCATTAGCTAATTTTATAAACTTATCAGCATCTTTACTTTCAACTACAACAGCCATTCTCTCTTGAGATTCTGATATTGCTAGTTCAGTACCATTTAATCCTAAATATTTTACAGGAAGTACATCAAGATTAATGTCTATTCCATCAGACAATTCTCCAATAGCAACTGAAACTCCGCCAGCACCAAAATCATTACATTTTTTTATTAATTTTGTAACCTCTTTATTTCTAAATAATCTCTGTATTTTTCTCTCTTCTGGGGCATTACCCTTTTGTACTTCAGCACCGCATAGTCTTAAAGATGTGTCAGTATGGCTTTTTGATGAACCTGTAGCTCCTCCGCATCCATCTCTTCCTGTTCTTCCGCCAAGCACTATAACAATATCGCCTGATTTTGGTTTTTCTCTTCTTACATAGCTTACCGGAACAGCTCCTACAACTGCCCCTACTTCAAGTCTTTTTGCTTTATATCCTTCATCGTATATTTCATTAACCAAACAAGTTGTAAGCCCTATTTGGTTTCCATAGGAAGAATATCCAGCAGCTGCTGTAGTAGTAATTTTCTTTTGAGGAAGTTTTCCAGCCAAAGTATCTTCTAATTTTTCTAAGGGGTTTGCACTTCCTGTAACTCTTATAGCCTGATATACATAGCTTCTTCCAGAGAGAGGATCTCTTATAGCACCTCCCAAACAAGTAGAAGCTCCCCCGAAAGGTTCAATCTCTGTAGGGTGATTATGAGTTTCATTTTTAAACATTAATAAATATTTTTCTATTTTATTATTGCCATTTTCATCTACAGCATCAACATCTATATAGATAGAACATGCATTTATCTCATCTGAAATCTCTAAATCTTCAAGTTTGCCTTTTTTCTTTATATATTTTGCTGATATTGTTGCCATGTCCATTAAGTTAATATCTCTTTTACTGTCAGCATCTTCACCGTAAAGCTCTTTTCTCATTTCATAGTATCTGTTAATGGCATTAAGTACCACTTCTGCAAAATTACTTTTATTATTTTCTTTTAATGCATCTTCCAACTGCACATCATTAATTTTTGTCATAAATGTTGTGTGTCTGCAGTGATCTGACCAATATGTATCAAGAACTTTTATTTCTGTTTCTGTCGGGTTTCTTTTCTCTTCGTTTTTGAAATAATTCTGTACGAACTCTATATCTTTATATGTCATAGCCAAATCAAGATTATTTCTATACTCTGCTAATTCTTCACTGTTAAAACTAATAAAGTTTTCTACATCTTTTATATCATCAGCCTTTTGAGATTCTTCTATTTCTAATTTGCTTAAATCTTTTTCTCTGCTTTCAACGGGGTTAATATAGAATTTTTTTATTTTTTCTATAGTGCTTTCATCAATATTTCCTTCAAAAACTATAACCTTACCGCTTACTATAGAAACATTTTCAATATTGTTATATATTAGTTTAAGGCATTGAACTGCTGAATCTGCCCTTTGGTCAAACTGCCCTGGTAAATATTCTACTGCAAAATATTTTAAGTGTTCAAAATCTTTTTTTTCAACTATTTGATCAGTAGGAGGCTCTGAAAATATTACTTTAATAGAGTTTTGTAACTGGCTTTCTTCTATGTTAAATATATCATAAACATTGAGAAGTCTTACACTAGATTTTATTTTAAAATTTTCTTTTAATTGATTTTCTAATCTTTTAGCTTCCAAATTAAAGCCGTCTTTTTTTTCTATAAAGATACGATAATTCATTGATACTATTTCCTAATTAATTTTTTAATATAATGATTATATATCCAATGCTTATTATATCAATAGTTTTGAAAAGTGATTTTTATTATAATTATTTCTATTAAAATAAATTCTTAATAATTTTTAATCGATAGTTCATTATTTTTTACTGTAATTACTCATATAAAAAGAAAATGACTATTTTTAATTTTTATATTAATGTTATAATAATATAAGAATTTTGTTATGAGGCTATAACATGAAAATATCTCATATTGCTGTTTGGGTTAAAGATTTAGAGAGTATTAAAAATTTTTATATTAAGTATTTTAACTGTAAATGCAATGATAAATATATTAATGAGAAGAAAGGTTTTGAATCATATTTTCTAACATTTGAAGATAACTGCCGATTGGAAATAATGACTAGAAAGGATATAAAGAATAGAAACACTAATGATGATATATACGGTTTTGCTCATATTGCAGTATCTGTTGGAAGTAAAGAAAAAGTTGACAGCCTCACAAAAGAATTAGAGAGTGACGGATTTAAAATCGCATCATATCCAAGAACAACAGGCGACGGATATTATGAGAGCGTAATACTTGATAATGAAAATAATAAAATAGAAATAACAATATAAGGAGATAAAAATGAAAAATATATACTTCTTTATCTTTTGCTTACTAATGGGCTTTATTATTAACTCATGCTATGATAAAACATCGCATAAAATAAAAGTTTATCATAATGGTAATATACTCACTATGAAAGGAGATGAGGCTTCTTATGCTAAGGCTATTGAAGTAAGAGATAATACTATTATGAAGGTAGCCTATACAGAAGAAGATAAAAAGAGTTTAATAAATAATGTATATGCTGAAATAGTAGACTTGAATGGTAAAACTTTAATGCCTTCTTTTATAGATGCACATAGTCATATGGTGAGATTTGCTCAGTCGCTTACTACAGTAGATTTGACAGGATCTACTAATATGCTTGAGATTGCTCAGAAAATTACTAATTATATAGAAGTTAATAAATTAAAACCAGATGCTTGGGTAGTTGGTTTCGGATATGATAATAATTTACTGCCAAATAAAAAAAATCCAGACAGAGATGATTTAGATAAAATTTCTACTACTCATCCAATATTTATAACTCATGCTTCTGGACATGTCGGAGCTATGAATTCAAAGGCACTAGAAGAGTTTGGAGTTAATGAAAATACTCCAGATATACCCGGAGGTGTGATAGCAAGATATCCTAACAGCAGAAAACCTACAGGATATATGGAAGAGGCAGCATTTATGCATTATGCACAAAGTATCAAATTTTCTTTTACAGATGAGGACTTGATGAACTTTATCAATCAGGCAGAAGATGTTTATTTGGGATACGGTATTACAACAGCACAGGATGCTTTAATTTCTACGGCAGAATTTCCTCTTATAAATAATATGATAACTAATAACAGATTTAGAATTGATGTTATAGGTTTTATAGATTTGAAAAATTCTTATTCATTAGCAAAAACCAATAGTGATATGATAGGAAATTACAAAAACAGATTTAAAATAGGAGGATATAAAATATTTTTAGACGGTTCTCCTCAGGCAAAGACAGCATGGCTTGAACAGCCTTATGTAAGCGGTCCTGCAAGATATAGAGGATATGGAATATATAGTAATAGCGATGTAGAAAAATTTGTAGAAACTGCATTAGATGATAAAATGCAGCTTCAGGCTCATTGTAACGGTGATGCAGCAGCAGATCAGTATATCAATGCATTCAGTAATGTTATGATAAAAAGAAATACTACTAATAATTACAGAGCAGTTTTAGTACATAGCCAAATAATAAGAGAAGAACAATATACTTCTATGTCAAACCTTAATATTATACCTTCTATATTTGTAGCACATGTATATTATTGGGGAGATGTTCATTTGGCAAATTTAGGTATGGAAAGAGCTTCTCAGATTAGTGCTTCAAAAACAGCATTAAATAATAATTTGTGCTTCACATATCATCAGGACACACCTGTTATCAAACCTAATATGCTTGAAACTATTTGGTGTGCTGTTAATAGGATTACAAGAGACGGAGTATTACTAGGCGAAAATCAGAAGGTTACTCCTTATGAGGCTTTAAAGGCTATAACTATTAATGCTGCTTATCAAAATAAAGAAGAAGATATAAAAGGAACTATTGAAGAGGGTAAATTTGCAGATTTGGTGATATTAAGCGATAATCCTCTAACATGCGATCCTGTAAAAATAAAAGATATAGAAGTGCTTGAAACTATAAAAGAAGGAAAAACTTTATATACAAAAAAATCTGAATTATAAATTGATTAAACAAAATAAAATTATAAATTACTGCATTTTTTATAAAAATAAATGCAGTAATTTTTTATATATTATGTTTTTCTAATTCTATAATTTTTCTAATCTTAGCAAAATAAATTATATATATAATCACCGTAGATATTAAAATAGCAATTACAAATCTTAAAGTTATGTTCAAAAGTGTAACCTCATATAGTCCTTTTAAATACAAAATGAAATATAGTATATTAAAAAAAGTATTAACTATAAAAGACTGAAAAAGAATATATTTAATTTGTCCTATAGCGTACAATAAATTAGATATGATATTATAATATGCATAGAATATATAAAAAGTAAAAAGTATCATAATCAATGACATAACAGATTCAAGATTTTGATCATTCATTATATACTTTATGAAATATTTGTATGTAGGTATTAATGCTATACATATAATAGATTTATTTGTTATAGATATAAATCATAAAATATTAACGATGTATTGACATCAATATTTTTATTTATAAAATTTTTCTAAATAAAATAAAAACTAATATTTATTAATTATTGCTTAATAATAAAAATAGAGTATAAAATTTGATTTTTGAGATTTTTTTTACTATACTTGAGTTATCATGCATTACTTAGTTTTCTATGAATCAGCTTATTCTTTAAGCTTCTTTAGAAACAAGTCAAATCATATAACAAATAATAATCTATTACATCAAAATAATTTCTGTTACCAAAGGAGGAATGTTTATGGGAAAAATTTATAACCCAGAAAGTATTCGTAATGTTGCACTTTTAGGACATGTGGGAAGCGGTAAAACTAGTTTGAATGAAGCCTTACTCTATAGAGCTAAATCTATAGATAAAAAAGGTGAAATCGAAAGAGGAACTACAGTCAGTGATTATACAGACGAAGAAATCAAGCAAAAAATGTCCATAAGAACTTCTTTAAGTTTGATAGAATGGAAGGAGCATAAAATTAATTTGCTGGACATTCCTGGGTCTGGTGATTTCAGCGGTGAGATTAACCCTGCTTTAAGAGTAGCTGAATCATGCATAGTTGTTATAGATGCAGAATTCGGAATACAAATAGAAACAGAAAAACATTGGCAGATGGCTAATAGTTTCAGAAGACCTAGAATAGTATTTATCAATAAAATAGATAAAGAAATGGTTGATCATAAAGCTTTATTAGAAAAAATCGAAAATAACTTTAAAGAACCTCCTGTAGTTCCTATACAAATTCCTATGGGTAACGGTAAAGATTTTAAAGGTATAATAGATGTTATTTATCATAAAGCATATTTCAGAGATGATCATGGAAAAATAGTAGAGGCAGAAATACCTGAAGAATATTATGAAGAGTACAGGACAACCCGCGATAGATTAAAAGAATTAGTATGCGAAGTTGATGACGGACTTATGGAAAGATACTTAGACGGCGGCAAATTTACAGATGAAGAATATATAGAAGCTCTAACAAAATCTATACTTCAATATAAAGTAGTACCTATTTTATTTGGAACTTCTATAAGAGATATAGGTATGGGAGCAGTTCTTGATACCATAATAAGATATATGCCTTCGCCTTCTTATGTACCTGTTACAGACGGCACAGACCTTCTCACTAATGAACCTGCAACAAGAAGCATATTGGGTGATAATAATCCTTTCGCTGCCTTTGTATTCAAAACTACTATAGATCAATATGCCGGAAGAATATCTTTCTTTAAAGTTCGTTCAGGAAGTATAAAAAGCGGCGATGAAATATATAATTCCAGAACAAGTAAAAAAGAAAAAGTATCTCATATATATATGGCTAGAGGAAAAAAACAAATAGAAAGCGATACTATTACAGCAGGAGATATAGGAGTATTAGCAAAACTTTCAGACTGCAGAACAGGTGATACTATAAGTTCTCCGTCTGCTCCATTCCAATTCTTACCGCTTAAAGTACCTCAGCCTATATACTTTACCGCTATTAAAATACTCAAAAATGATATAAAAGCTCTTGAAGTTCTTGATACTATTGCTCAGGAAGATTTAACTTTCCATGTAGAGTATGACAGTGAAACTAAAGAAACTATTATTAAAGCTATGGGTGCTTTACAGGTAAAATTAGCATTGGAGAGAGTAGTATCTCTTACTAAAGCTGAAATAGAACAAAGTGTTCCTAGAGTAGCATACAGAGAAACTATAAGAAAGAAAGCTCAGGCACAATACAGACATAAAAAACAATCCGGAGGAAGCGGACAGTTCGGAGAAGTTCATCTAGAAGTAGAACCTCTTCCTAGAGACGGCGGTTATGAATTTGTTAATGATATATTTGGAGGAGCCATACCTAAACAATATATACCGGGAGTAGAAAAAGGTATACAAGATGCTATGGCACAGGGACCTTTGGGAAGATATCCTATGGTAGATATAAAAGTAAGACTTTTTGACGGTAAATACCATGATGTAGATTCTAATGAATTGTCATTTAGAATAGCAGGTTCTATGGCAGCAAAAGAAGCGTTCAAAAATGCAAGCCCTGTATTATTAGAGCCTATTATGAAAGTTACAGTTTATGTGCCTGAGGAGTTTACAGGTGCTATAATGAATGAACTTACAGGTAAAAGAGGAAAAATTTTGGGTATGGAAGCAGCATCAAATACTATACAGATGATTAAAGCTGAAGTTCCATTATCTGAAATGCTTACTTACTCTATAGAAATGAAAGCATCTACTTCAGGAAAAGGTACTTTTGAAATGGAACATTCCCACTATCAAGAGCTTACAGGACCTTTAGCCGATAAGGTTATAGAGGAAAGAAAAGCATTGCTTGGCAGCGGAGAGTAATAATTAGAGGTAATGTATATAAAAATAAAGTTGATATTTTTTATATACTATCATATAATATTAGAATATGTATAAAACTAGGAGATTGTATGCTCAAAATAATTGACAAAATCACAAAAGAACATGTATTTGAAGATTTGGAATCAAAAGACAAAGAATCACTTTTTAGAGCGTTAAGTGAAAAAATTGCACCAGTTGCTTCTGCTTCTGCAGATGCTATATTCGATGCATTCAAAAAACGTGAAGATGAATACACTACTAACATTGGAAATGGGGTTGCTGTTCCTCATGGAAGAATACAAGGTTATGGAAAAACTGATATATTTGTTGGTTTCTTAAAAGATGAAATTAACTATGATTCAGATTCTGATGAAAAAAGTCCTGTTAAACTTGTATTTGCAATACTTTCCGATCTTGATAACCCGCAGGATTACCTTCTTAACCTTTCTCAAATTTTCTTCTTGGTAAATCAAAAAGAAATACTTGATAAAGTTATGGCTACTAAAAGCTATGATGAACTTGCTTCTGTTTTAGAATCATTCAAAAAATTAGATGAAAAATTTGAAGCTGAAAAACAAATTAAATTCTTAATTGAACTTGAAAGAGCTGAAATACAAATTAAAGCCTATGAACTTTACAGCTCTACTCACTCTCAGCAAAAATCTGATGTTGTTTTAGAAGAGTATAAAAAATACAAAGACACTATATTAAGCAAAATTGATGTTGCTGTATTAGAAAATTACAAAAGAATTAAAGAAAATAAAGGTGAAGCCCTAGCTAAAATAGAAAATTATAAATGCAGTGCTTGTAATGTTGCTATACCTAAAATGACTGTTAATGAAGTTAGAAGACAAAATCAAATTATTATGTGTTTCCACTGCGGAAGAATATTATTCACTACTGACTGATAACATTAATGATAAATAATTTATTAAAAATATGGACAGCTAAAAGAAATACTTTTATAATACTTCTTTTAGCTTTCCTTTATATTTCATGTTCGCCTAATAAACCTAGCTCAAGCATTTCTGAGTTTTATAACTACCCTAATCCCTTTTCGCCTTCTAATGGTGAGAATACTACATATAAAGTATCTATTAAAAGCGGTGAAATTATAAGTGCTAAAGTGGAAATATATTCTCAAAATGGTGATTTAATGGATTCAAAAGATTTAATTATTGATGCTTCAAAAAAAACAGCTGCTTGTATATGGTCTGGACTTGATAAAAATGGTAAA contains:
- a CDS encoding amidohydrolase, whose protein sequence is MKNIYFFIFCLLMGFIINSCYDKTSHKIKVYHNGNILTMKGDEASYAKAIEVRDNTIMKVAYTEEDKKSLINNVYAEIVDLNGKTLMPSFIDAHSHMVRFAQSLTTVDLTGSTNMLEIAQKITNYIEVNKLKPDAWVVGFGYDNNLLPNKKNPDRDDLDKISTTHPIFITHASGHVGAMNSKALEEFGVNENTPDIPGGVIARYPNSRKPTGYMEEAAFMHYAQSIKFSFTDEDLMNFINQAEDVYLGYGITTAQDALISTAEFPLINNMITNNRFRIDVIGFIDLKNSYSLAKTNSDMIGNYKNRFKIGGYKIFLDGSPQAKTAWLEQPYVSGPARYRGYGIYSNSDVEKFVETALDDKMQLQAHCNGDAAADQYINAFSNVMIKRNTTNNYRAVLVHSQIIREEQYTSMSNLNIIPSIFVAHVYYWGDVHLANLGMERASQISASKTALNNNLCFTYHQDTPVIKPNMLETIWCAVNRITRDGVLLGENQKVTPYEALKAITINAAYQNKEEDIKGTIEEGKFADLVILSDNPLTCDPVKIKDIEVLETIKEGKTLYTKKSEL
- the fusA gene encoding elongation factor G; amino-acid sequence: MGKIYNPESIRNVALLGHVGSGKTSLNEALLYRAKSIDKKGEIERGTTVSDYTDEEIKQKMSIRTSLSLIEWKEHKINLLDIPGSGDFSGEINPALRVAESCIVVIDAEFGIQIETEKHWQMANSFRRPRIVFINKIDKEMVDHKALLEKIENNFKEPPVVPIQIPMGNGKDFKGIIDVIYHKAYFRDDHGKIVEAEIPEEYYEEYRTTRDRLKELVCEVDDGLMERYLDGGKFTDEEYIEALTKSILQYKVVPILFGTSIRDIGMGAVLDTIIRYMPSPSYVPVTDGTDLLTNEPATRSILGDNNPFAAFVFKTTIDQYAGRISFFKVRSGSIKSGDEIYNSRTSKKEKVSHIYMARGKKQIESDTITAGDIGVLAKLSDCRTGDTISSPSAPFQFLPLKVPQPIYFTAIKILKNDIKALEVLDTIAQEDLTFHVEYDSETKETIIKAMGALQVKLALERVVSLTKAEIEQSVPRVAYRETIRKKAQAQYRHKKQSGGSGQFGEVHLEVEPLPRDGGYEFVNDIFGGAIPKQYIPGVEKGIQDAMAQGPLGRYPMVDIKVRLFDGKYHDVDSNELSFRIAGSMAAKEAFKNASPVLLEPIMKVTVYVPEEFTGAIMNELTGKRGKILGMEAASNTIQMIKAEVPLSEMLTYSIEMKASTSGKGTFEMEHSHYQELTGPLADKVIEERKALLGSGE
- a CDS encoding PTS sugar transporter subunit IIA, with amino-acid sequence MLKIIDKITKEHVFEDLESKDKESLFRALSEKIAPVASASADAIFDAFKKREDEYTTNIGNGVAVPHGRIQGYGKTDIFVGFLKDEINYDSDSDEKSPVKLVFAILSDLDNPQDYLLNLSQIFFLVNQKEILDKVMATKSYDELASVLESFKKLDEKFEAEKQIKFLIELERAEIQIKAYELYSSTHSQQKSDVVLEEYKKYKDTILSKIDVAVLENYKRIKENKGEALAKIENYKCSACNVAIPKMTVNEVRRQNQIIMCFHCGRILFTTD